One window of the Onychostoma macrolepis isolate SWU-2019 chromosome 21, ASM1243209v1, whole genome shotgun sequence genome contains the following:
- the rab27b gene encoding ras-related protein Rab-27B isoform X1, which yields MFSSSSTMTDGDYDYLIKLLALGDSGVGKTTFLYRYTDNKFNPKFITTVGIDFREKRVVYTTNSPNGTTAKTFKVHLQLWDTAGQERFRSLTTAFFRDAMGFLLMFDLTSQQSFLNVRNWMSQLQANAYCENPDIVLVGNKADLNDQREVQEKQAKELADKYGIPYFETSAATGAEVDKAVVTLLDLVMKRMEQCVDKPAADTHNTDGSKLDAAPANEKKCAC from the exons GTTCAGCTCCAGCAGCACTATGACCGATGGAGATTACGACTATCTGATCAAACTCCTGGCTCTCGGGGACTCCGGAGTGGGCAAGACCACCTTCCTCTACCGCTACACTGACAACAAGTTCAACCCCAAATTCATCACCACCGTGGGCATCGATTTCAGGGAAAAGAGAGTG GTTTATACGACAAACAGCCCCAATGGAACGACAGCAAAGACGTTTAAGGTTCACCTGCAGCTCTGGGACACGGCGGGACAGGAAAG GTTCAGGAGTTTGACCACGGCGTTCTTCAGGGATGCGATGGGTTTCCTGCTCATGTTCGATCTGACGAGTCAGCAGAGTTTCCTCAACGTCAGGAACTGGATGA gtcaGCTCCAGGCAAACGCGTATTGTGAGAATCCAGATATTGTTCTTGTTGGTAATAAAGCTGATCTGAACGACCAGAGAGAAGTCCAGGAGAAACAAGCGAAGGAACTAGCAGACAAATacgg aattccctaCTTTGAGACGAGTGCAGCGACCGGTGCGGAGGTGGACAAGGCCGTGGTGACGCTGCTGGATCTGGTGATGAAGCGGATGGAGCAGTGTGTGGACAAACCGGCGGCGGACACACACAACACAGACGGCAGCAAACTGGACGCTGCGCCGGCCAACGAGAAGAAGTGTGCGTGTTAA
- the rab27b gene encoding ras-related protein Rab-27B isoform X2 codes for MTDGDYDYLIKLLALGDSGVGKTTFLYRYTDNKFNPKFITTVGIDFREKRVVYTTNSPNGTTAKTFKVHLQLWDTAGQERFRSLTTAFFRDAMGFLLMFDLTSQQSFLNVRNWMSQLQANAYCENPDIVLVGNKADLNDQREVQEKQAKELADKYGIPYFETSAATGAEVDKAVVTLLDLVMKRMEQCVDKPAADTHNTDGSKLDAAPANEKKCAC; via the exons ATGACCGATGGAGATTACGACTATCTGATCAAACTCCTGGCTCTCGGGGACTCCGGAGTGGGCAAGACCACCTTCCTCTACCGCTACACTGACAACAAGTTCAACCCCAAATTCATCACCACCGTGGGCATCGATTTCAGGGAAAAGAGAGTG GTTTATACGACAAACAGCCCCAATGGAACGACAGCAAAGACGTTTAAGGTTCACCTGCAGCTCTGGGACACGGCGGGACAGGAAAG GTTCAGGAGTTTGACCACGGCGTTCTTCAGGGATGCGATGGGTTTCCTGCTCATGTTCGATCTGACGAGTCAGCAGAGTTTCCTCAACGTCAGGAACTGGATGA gtcaGCTCCAGGCAAACGCGTATTGTGAGAATCCAGATATTGTTCTTGTTGGTAATAAAGCTGATCTGAACGACCAGAGAGAAGTCCAGGAGAAACAAGCGAAGGAACTAGCAGACAAATacgg aattccctaCTTTGAGACGAGTGCAGCGACCGGTGCGGAGGTGGACAAGGCCGTGGTGACGCTGCTGGATCTGGTGATGAAGCGGATGGAGCAGTGTGTGGACAAACCGGCGGCGGACACACACAACACAGACGGCAGCAAACTGGACGCTGCGCCGGCCAACGAGAAGAAGTGTGCGTGTTAA